The Streptomyces kanamyceticus genome window below encodes:
- a CDS encoding chymotrypsin family serine protease, which yields MKRRPFAYCLMTLALALVWSSPASGAPASRFNDPPPHRGGAEIRMTVLGGTYNCSSGFAVRRVEDGKRAMTTAGHCPLGLINVDTTSGQYPFGTFVRTFYDNVVDAALVAGTPQKPQLYAPTLWTDGGPQGSPVARRVLGKADGPVVDQKVCVSGKVTKLVCDIEVYNLTSGESCGEEPPHICTRGLVLAGKEGKNIVKAGDSGAPVFVPIDTEIDGHKVYGAMLVGMLVGGGPRVEHGPEDLVVFHPIKQIECSLNARVLTTAEAESGDTTPPPPRDDCAGTG from the coding sequence ATGAAGCGACGACCGTTCGCCTACTGCCTGATGACCCTCGCGCTGGCCCTGGTGTGGTCCTCGCCCGCTTCCGGCGCCCCGGCGAGCAGGTTCAACGACCCGCCGCCGCACCGCGGCGGCGCCGAGATCCGGATGACCGTGCTGGGCGGCACGTACAACTGTTCGTCAGGGTTCGCGGTGCGCAGGGTCGAGGACGGCAAGCGCGCCATGACCACCGCGGGGCACTGCCCCCTCGGTCTGATCAACGTGGACACGACGTCGGGCCAGTACCCCTTCGGCACGTTCGTCAGGACCTTCTACGACAACGTGGTGGACGCCGCGCTGGTCGCGGGGACCCCGCAGAAGCCGCAGCTGTACGCGCCGACGCTGTGGACCGACGGCGGCCCGCAGGGCAGCCCGGTCGCCCGGCGGGTGCTCGGCAAGGCCGACGGCCCGGTGGTCGACCAGAAGGTGTGCGTCAGCGGCAAGGTGACCAAGCTGGTCTGCGACATCGAGGTCTACAACCTCACCAGCGGCGAGTCGTGCGGCGAGGAGCCGCCGCACATCTGCACGCGCGGTCTCGTCCTCGCGGGCAAGGAGGGCAAGAACATCGTGAAGGCGGGCGACTCGGGCGCGCCCGTGTTCGTCCCCATCGACACGGAGATCGACGGGCACAAGGTGTACGGCGCCATGCTCGTCGGCATGCTGGTCGGCGGCGGCCCCCGGGTCGAGCACGGACCCGAGGACCTGGTGGTGTTCCACCCCATCAAGCAGATCGAGTGCTCGCTGAACGCCAGGGTGCTGACCACGGCGGAGGCGGAGTCGGGCGACACGACACCGCCGCCCCCGCGCGACGACTGCGCGGGGACGGGCTGA